In Xanthomonas sp. SI, the following are encoded in one genomic region:
- a CDS encoding transcriptional repressor produces MSSKKTACTEPHHHVHDADDFVKVVERVSRERGLRLTPIRANVLRLIAEAGRPVKAYDLLEWVREGKSVGADAPPTVYRALDFLMANGFVHKLESVNAFVACHHPSSAQHSVPFLICDRCHSAVELEDRDVVAQLEQRAKALGFQPQAQTLEVHGLCARCAG; encoded by the coding sequence ATGTCCAGCAAGAAGACCGCCTGCACCGAGCCGCACCACCACGTCCACGACGCCGACGACTTCGTCAAGGTGGTGGAGCGGGTGAGCCGCGAACGCGGGCTGCGGCTGACCCCGATCCGCGCCAACGTGCTGCGCCTGATCGCCGAGGCCGGGCGGCCGGTGAAGGCCTACGACCTGCTGGAATGGGTGCGCGAAGGCAAGAGCGTGGGTGCCGATGCACCGCCCACCGTGTACCGCGCGCTGGATTTCCTGATGGCCAACGGCTTCGTGCACAAGCTCGAGTCGGTCAACGCCTTCGTCGCCTGCCACCATCCCAGCAGCGCCCAGCACTCGGTACCGTTCCTGATCTGCGATCGCTGCCACAGCGCGGTCGAACTGGAGGACCGCGACGTGGTCGCGCAACTGGAACAGCGCGCCAAGGCGCTGGGCTTCCAGCCGCAGGCGCAGACCCTGGAAGTGCACGGGCTGTGCGCGCGCTGCGCGGGGTAG
- the gltX gene encoding glutamate--tRNA ligase, which translates to MACRTRFAPSPTGYLHIGGARTALYCWLEARHRGGEFVLRIEDTDRERSTQAAIDAILEAMDWLGLDYDEGPVYQTQRIARYQEVAEQLLAAGKAYYAYETREELDAMREAAMAKQEKPRYNGAAREQNLAYRDDPNRVIRFKNPVGGSVVFDDLIKGRIEIANSELDDMVIFRPDGYPTYNFAVVVDDWDMGITEVIRGDDHINNTPRQINIYEALGALVPKFAHMPMILDEQGAKLSKRTGAADVMQYKDAGYLPHALINYLARLGWSHGDQELFGRQELIDLFDVKDVNSKAARLDMAKLGWVNQHYLKTDDPATIAPQLDYQLAKLGIDPAAGPAAADVVLALRERVQTLKEMAEKAVVWYRPLETYDEAAVAKHLKPGAELALGKARELLAALGEWSVDGVSAALHDAAAALEIGMGKVAQPLRVAITGTQVSPDISHTVYLAGREQALKRIDAALIKIPAGS; encoded by the coding sequence ATGGCCTGCCGCACCCGTTTCGCCCCCAGTCCCACCGGTTACCTGCACATCGGCGGCGCGCGCACCGCGCTGTACTGCTGGCTGGAGGCGCGCCACCGCGGCGGTGAGTTCGTGCTGCGCATCGAGGACACCGACCGCGAGCGCAGCACCCAGGCGGCGATCGACGCCATCCTGGAAGCGATGGACTGGCTCGGCCTGGACTACGACGAAGGCCCGGTCTACCAGACCCAGCGCATCGCCCGCTACCAGGAAGTGGCCGAACAGCTGCTCGCCGCCGGCAAGGCCTACTACGCCTACGAGACCCGCGAGGAACTCGATGCGATGCGCGAGGCGGCCATGGCCAAGCAGGAGAAGCCGCGCTACAACGGCGCCGCGCGCGAGCAGAACCTGGCCTACCGCGACGACCCGAACCGGGTGATCCGCTTCAAGAACCCCGTCGGCGGCAGCGTGGTGTTCGACGACCTGATCAAGGGCCGCATCGAGATCGCCAACAGCGAACTCGACGACATGGTGATCTTCCGTCCCGACGGCTATCCCACCTACAACTTCGCGGTGGTGGTGGACGACTGGGACATGGGCATCACCGAAGTGATCCGCGGCGACGACCACATCAACAACACCCCGCGCCAGATCAACATCTACGAAGCGCTGGGCGCGCTGGTGCCGAAGTTCGCGCACATGCCGATGATCCTGGACGAGCAGGGCGCCAAGCTGTCCAAGCGCACCGGCGCGGCCGACGTGATGCAGTACAAGGACGCCGGCTACCTGCCGCACGCGCTGATCAACTACCTGGCGCGGCTGGGCTGGTCGCACGGCGACCAGGAACTGTTTGGCCGCCAGGAATTGATCGACCTGTTCGACGTCAAGGACGTCAACTCCAAGGCCGCGCGGCTGGATATGGCCAAGCTCGGCTGGGTCAACCAGCATTATCTGAAGACCGACGACCCGGCCACGATCGCGCCGCAGCTGGACTACCAGCTGGCCAAGCTCGGCATCGACCCCGCCGCCGGCCCGGCCGCCGCCGACGTGGTGTTGGCGCTGCGCGAGCGCGTGCAGACGCTGAAGGAAATGGCCGAGAAGGCGGTGGTCTGGTACCGGCCGCTGGAGACCTATGACGAAGCGGCGGTGGCCAAGCACCTGAAGCCGGGCGCCGAACTGGCGCTGGGCAAGGCGCGCGAGCTGCTGGCCGCGCTGGGCGAGTGGAGCGTGGACGGCGTGTCCGCCGCGCTGCACGACGCCGCCGCGGCGCTGGAGATCGGCATGGGCAAGGTGGCGCAGCCGCTGCGCGTGGCCATCACCGGCACCCAGGTCAGCCCCGATATCTCGCACACGGTCTACCTGGCCGGGCGCGAGCAGGCCTTGAAACGCATCGATGCCGCGCTCATCAAGATCCCAGCGGGAAGCTGA
- a CDS encoding sugar MFS transporter → MAGPMGPAAPLSHSAPLTGNAPSYRAALSLLASLFFMWGFITVINNTLLPHLRSVFELSYTQATLIESVWFIAYFFASLPSAKLIERIGYQRALVIGLGIMALGALGMIAAARLVSYGITLGSLFVIASGITLLQVAANPYVAVIGSADTASARLNLVQAFNSVGTTLAPLFGGYLILGRSASGTAKGDAVLTQAERLADAQSVQLPYLIVAVVLVLLAVVIARFKLPALGQATQRATGAQRASHSLWRHRNLVLGIPAIFIYLIAEIGVSNLFINFVSQPHIGNLTHEQASHYLFLLWGGMMVGRFAGSALMRRIAPETVLALFSIGAFVVVLLTVFTTGHVAMWSLIAVGLFHSIMFPTIFTLGIKGLGPLTEEGSGLLIMAIAGGALVVVQGWLADHVGLQQAFLLTAACELYVLFYALWGAKTSPAPAV, encoded by the coding sequence ATGGCAGGACCGATGGGGCCGGCGGCTCCGCTTTCCCACTCCGCACCGCTCACCGGCAACGCGCCGTCCTACCGCGCCGCGCTGTCGCTGCTGGCCTCGCTGTTCTTCATGTGGGGCTTCATCACCGTCATCAACAACACGCTGCTGCCGCACCTGCGCAGCGTGTTCGAGCTGAGCTACACCCAGGCCACGTTGATCGAGTCGGTCTGGTTCATCGCCTATTTCTTCGCCTCGCTGCCGTCGGCCAAGCTGATCGAACGCATCGGCTACCAGCGCGCGCTGGTGATCGGCCTGGGCATCATGGCGCTGGGCGCGCTGGGCATGATCGCGGCCGCGCGGCTGGTCTCGTACGGCATCACCCTCGGCTCGCTGTTCGTGATCGCCAGCGGCATCACCTTGCTGCAGGTCGCTGCCAATCCCTATGTCGCGGTGATCGGCAGCGCGGACACCGCCTCGGCGCGACTCAACCTGGTGCAGGCGTTCAACTCGGTCGGCACCACGCTGGCGCCGCTGTTCGGCGGTTACCTGATCCTGGGCCGCTCGGCCTCGGGTACCGCCAAGGGCGATGCGGTGCTGACCCAGGCCGAACGCCTGGCCGACGCGCAATCGGTGCAGTTGCCCTACCTCATCGTCGCCGTGGTGCTGGTGCTGCTGGCCGTGGTCATCGCCCGCTTCAAGCTGCCCGCGCTCGGCCAGGCCACCCAGCGTGCCACCGGCGCGCAGCGCGCCAGCCATTCGCTGTGGCGGCACCGCAACCTGGTGCTCGGCATCCCGGCCATCTTCATCTACCTGATCGCCGAGATCGGCGTGTCCAACCTGTTCATCAATTTCGTGTCGCAGCCGCACATCGGCAACCTCACCCACGAACAGGCCTCGCACTACCTGTTCCTGCTGTGGGGCGGGATGATGGTGGGGCGCTTCGCCGGCAGCGCGCTGATGCGCCGCATCGCGCCGGAAACCGTGCTGGCGCTGTTCTCGATCGGCGCGTTCGTGGTGGTGCTGCTGACCGTGTTCACCACCGGCCACGTCGCGATGTGGTCGCTGATCGCGGTGGGCCTGTTCCACTCGATCATGTTCCCGACCATCTTCACCCTCGGCATCAAGGGCCTGGGTCCGCTCACCGAGGAAGGCTCCGGCCTGCTGATCATGGCCATCGCCGGCGGCGCGCTGGTGGTGGTGCAGGGCTGGCTGGCCGACCACGTCGGCCTGCAACAGGCCTTCCTGCTCACCGCCGCGTGCGAGTTGTACGTGCTGTTCTACGCACTGTGGGGCGCGAAGACGTCGCCTGCACCCGCCGTCTAG